The Streptomyces sp. 11x1 genomic sequence CCGGGCCGCAAGTACGCGTACGGCCCCACGCTCGCCTGCGGGCCGACCTCGGCACCGTCCGCCACCGTGTTGTCCACGCGCGCGCCCGCCCCCACCGTGGTGTCCTTCAGCCGGCTGTTCGGGCCCACCTCCGCACCCTCGGCGACGTGCGTGGCCCCCAGGAGCTGGGTGCCCGGGTGGACGACCGAGTCCTGCTCGAACGTCACCGTCACGTCGACCCAGGTGGTGGCGGGATCGATCACGGTCACCCCGGCGAGCATGGCCTCCGTGAGCAGCCGGTCGTTCAGGATGCGACGCGCCTCCGAGAGCTGCACGCGGTTGTTGATCCCCGCGATCTCCCGGTGGTCACCGGCGACGGAGGCACCGACCCGGTGCCCGGCCTCACGCAGGATCCCGAGGACGTCGGTCAGGTACTCCTCGCCCTGGCTGTTGTCCGTCCTGACCTTCCCGAGGGCGTCCGCGAGCAACTGGCCGTCGAACGCGAACACCCCGGAGTTGATCTCACGGATCGCGCGCTGCGACTCGGTGGCGTCCTTGTGCTCCACGATGGCCGTCACGGCACCGGAGGCGCCGTCCCGCACGATGCGGCCGTAACCGGTGGCGTCCGGGACCTCGGCGGTCAGCACGGTCACCGCGTTGCCGTCGGCGGAGTGGGTGGCGGCCAGGGCCCGGAGGGTGGCGCCGGTGAGCAGCGGGGTGTCGCCGCAGACGACGACCACGGTGCCGTCGACGACGCCGCCCAGCTCCTCCAGGCCCATCCGTACGGCGTGCCCCGTGCCGTTCTGCTCCGCCTGGACGGCCGTGCGTACGCCGGGGTCGGCCTCGGTGAGGTGCGCGGTGACCTTCTCGCGGGCGTGCCCCACGACGACGACCAGGTTCTCGGGGTCCAGCTCGCGCGCGGCGGCGAGGACGTGGCCCACCAGGGAGCGGCCGCAGATGCTGTGCAGAACCTTGGGTGTGGCCGACTTCATACGGGTGCCCTCACCCGCTGCGAGTACGACGACGGCTGCCGGGCGGGTTGCGCTCACGGGGATGCCCTTCGGCTGTGGGTGCGGTGGGGGTTGACATCCGCAGGATACCGGGGCGTTGTGCGGGGGAAATGTGAGCGGGTCCTGACCCGCGGTGCTGGGGTCAGGACCCGAACCGAGTGT encodes the following:
- the glmU gene encoding bifunctional UDP-N-acetylglucosamine diphosphorylase/glucosamine-1-phosphate N-acetyltransferase GlmU, encoding MSATRPAAVVVLAAGEGTRMKSATPKVLHSICGRSLVGHVLAAARELDPENLVVVVGHAREKVTAHLTEADPGVRTAVQAEQNGTGHAVRMGLEELGGVVDGTVVVVCGDTPLLTGATLRALAATHSADGNAVTVLTAEVPDATGYGRIVRDGASGAVTAIVEHKDATESQRAIREINSGVFAFDGQLLADALGKVRTDNSQGEEYLTDVLGILREAGHRVGASVAGDHREIAGINNRVQLSEARRILNDRLLTEAMLAGVTVIDPATTWVDVTVTFEQDSVVHPGTQLLGATHVAEGAEVGPNSRLKDTTVGAGARVDNTVADGAEVGPQASVGPYAYLRPGTRLGLKSKIGTYVETKNATIGEGTKVPHLSYVGDATIGEYSNIGAASVFVNYDGENKHHTTVGSHCKTGSDNMFVAPVTVGDGAYTAAGSVITKDVPPGSLAVARGQQRNIEGWVARKRPGSASAKAAEAASREGESES